A portion of the Lolium rigidum isolate FL_2022 chromosome 1, APGP_CSIRO_Lrig_0.1, whole genome shotgun sequence genome contains these proteins:
- the LOC124705547 gene encoding desmethyl-deoxy-podophyllotoxin synthase-like — protein sequence MAHQDQAALYYYICNYPVLLATILLLVPLLLLVKLRPGNHRRGKNPPPGPWQLPVIGSLHSLVGALPHYRMRELARRHGPLMLLRLGEIHVVVASSASAAREILKTHDAVFATRPRTSTTSASISHGVGIVLAPMGEHLRQVRKLCVNELLSTRKVQSFHKIREEEARKLVASLASQSLQPEAVNVSSRLVAYFNNTVARAVLGDEITDRDAFIECLDEGIRVAAVLSLSDLFPSSRLARAFCGTTRRLEAASRRMRHVTNGIIEEHRARRAVVGAGNGDENILDVLLRIQTEDATLHMGTIRAMITDLFVAGSETPATMLNWAMAEMMRNPKVLGRAQAEVRATLAGQSHVPEKALPELRYLQLVIKETLRLHMPGPLLMPRECQEPCRVLGYDVPKGAMVLVNAWAIARDNQNWGSDAEEFCPERFQEPAQAAHVDFRGQHFQFLPFGAGRRICPGMNFSLPAMELALASLLFHFDWELPKGTLPAQLDMAEVFGMTAKRKTDLLLHAYLRVPLPASS from the exons ATGGCGCACCAAGATCAAGCTGCGCTGTACTACTACATTTGTAATTACCCTGTCCTCTTGGCCACAATCTTATTACTagtccctctcctcctcctcgtcaagcTCAGGCCAGGCAACCACCGCCGGGGCAAAAACCCACCGCCGGGGCCATGGCAGCTGCCGGTGATTGGTAGCCTGCACAGCCTGGTTGGGGCCCTTCCACACTACCGGATGCGGGAGCTGGCCCGACGGCATGGCCCTCTGATGCTGCTCCGTCTGGGTGAGATCCACGTTGTGGTGGCCTCGTCGGCCAGCGCCGCGAGAGAAATCCTGAAAACCCATGATGCCGTCTTCGCAACGCGGCCCCGGACTAGCACAACGAGCGCAAGCATAAGCCATGGCGTGGGCATCGTGTTGGCGCCCATGGGCGAGCACTTGCGCCAGGTTCGCAAGCTCTGCGTCAACGAGCTGCTTAGCACACGGAAGGTGCAGTCcttccacaagatccgcgaggaaGAGGCCCGGAAGCTCGTGGCGTCCCTGGCGTCCCAGTCCCTGCAGCCCGAGGCCGTGAACGTCAGCTCCCGCCTCGTCGCCTACTTCAACAACACGGTGGCGCGAGCCGTGTTGGGCGACGAGATCACGGACCGGGACGCCTTCATCGAGTGCCTTGACGAGGGCATCAGGGTGGCCGCGGTGTTGAGCCTCAGCGACTTGTTCCCTTCATCACGCCTCGCTCGCGCATTCTGCGGTACCACGCGACGGCTGGAGGCGGCGTCCCGACGTATGAGGCATGTCACCAACGGCATCATCGAGGAGCATCGCGCCAGGAGGGCAGTCGTCGGTGCTGGCAACGGAGACGAAAACATTCTAGACGTGCTGCTAAGAATCCAGACGGAAGACGCGACTCTCCACATGGGAACCATCCGCGCCATGATCACG GATCTCTTCGTGGCCGGGAGCGAGACCCCGGCGACGATGCTCAACTGGGCCATGGCGGAGATGATGAGGAACCCAAAGGTGTTGGGCAGGGCGCAGGCAGAGGTGCGCGCAACCCTAGCAGGACAGAGCCACGTCCCGGAGAAGGCCCTACCAGAGCTACGCTACCTGCAACTGGTAATTAAGGAGACGCTGCGGCTGCACATGCCCGGGCCGCTGCTGATGCCACGGGAGTGCCAGGAGCCTTGCCGCGTCCTGGGCTATGACGTGCCCAAGGGCGCGATGGTGCTGGTCAATGCCTGGGCGATCGCCCGGGACAACCAAAACTGGGGCTCCGACGCGGAGGAGTTTTGTCCCGAGAGGTTCCAGGAACCTGCTCAAGCCGCTCATGTGGACTTCAGGGGGCAACACTTCCAGTTTTTGCCCTTCGGTGCCGGCCGGAGGATCTGCCCAGGGATGAACTTCAGCCTCCCTGCCATGGAGCTGGCGCTGGCCAGCCTGCTCTTCCATTTTGACTGGGAGCTCCCCAAGGGCACCCTTCCGGCTCAACTCGACATGGCCGAGGTGTTTGGGATGACGGCCAAGAGGAAGACCGATTTGCTGCTGCATGCCTATCTTCGTGTGCCTCTTCCGGCCTCCTCCTAA